ATTTCTCACTGTTTTTGATTTAAAGGGTAATAGTTAATATTATGTTGTTCTCTGCTGTTGGTGCTCCAACAACTTCAGCTAGAGCATTTAATATTATAACCTTGGGATTTGCATTAAAATTCCCTGGAGCAGGTGGAGCAGCTCCTACTGTagttaataaaattttagaagtatCAGGATGTCTTGGGGCTCTCATTGGAAATGTGCTTTATAACAAGCAGTAAGTAAGTTCTATGGCTTTTAGGGCTATGTGGTTTTGACCATCTCATCAGAGTATCCAAAAGGTACACTAATATGTTTATGTAGATGATTGCCAAAGAGTAGAATGAGACAGTTGATATCAATGATGTTACTTCTTTGAGATGACTACAGTCAAAACAGCTGCCAAATTCTTGCCAACCATCAAACTTAAGAATTTTTGTTATTGATCACAGTATTTAGCTGGTTGAGAttgataaagttttctttttttctctaaaagttaATATAAGTTTTGACCTCTATTAAAGTTGACCCTCTTCTAAAGTTGATTACAAGAGCTTCTCTAGACCTATTCTAAATTTGTTTCTGCCAGTTAGGAGCTAGTTAGGTTGTAGGTGGACGAAGACTTGGTTATCCATTGCCCCATAGCTATTGTGAGCTGGGTGGTAAGGGGTCATCTACCTAAACCTGTCTTTTAAGTTAGACTCCATTTTGGAGCAgtcttatttgtttttactttaaaaagtttacttAGGGATGAAATGACTCTTTTTTAATCTGGCTTAAACTAAAAGTCAATCCCTTTTaagcttaaaataattattcctaAACAGACACGTATATcatccctctcttttttttaagatacagtctcactttgtcacccaggttagagtgcagtggtgtgattatagctgactgcagcctaaTCTCCTGGATttatgtgatcctcccacctcagccttctgagtacctgggactgcaggcatgcaccaccatgaccaactaattttttttttttttttttttttttttttagtagagatgaggtctcactacattgtccaggctgatctcaaacttgtgggttcaagtgatcctcccacctcagcctcctgagtatctggaactacaggtgtgcaccaccatacctggctgattttttttttttttagagatggggtctcactacattgtccaggctggtctcaaacttctgggctcaagctatcctcccaccttggcctcccaaagtgctgaacttgtaggcatgaggcaccacacctggcctcatctctttatttattcttttacatgaCCTTATGAGTTTCTACTGTTTAGTGGGCTAACTGGCCAATGTATGAGACTTGTGAAGGGTGTGTCATAAGAACGTTGCAAGTTACCATATTCGCAAAAAATGTAACACATTATTTCCCcataaaacaatgacaaaataaaacCTGGTTCTTTTAGTTATGGGTTGAATCACTGAAATATGAATGGGCAGCCTCTTTGATGATGCTGTCACATCCAGCTCTTATCTATATAAGTCTCAAATTCCTTCCTACAAATACTACTTTTGCTGCTAGCCCATCCCTTAGCAccatgatatgatttggctgtgtcctcacacaaatctcatcttgaattgtagctcccataattcccatgtgttgtgggagggacctggtgagaggtaactgaatcatggggacgggtctttctcatgctgttcttgtgatagtgaataaatctcacaagatatgatggttttataaaagggagttcccttacacaagctctcttgcctgccaccatgtaagatgtgactttgctcctcattcaccttctgtcatgattgtgaggcctcctcagccatgtggaactgtgagtcaattaaacctctttcctttataaactatccagtcttgggtatgtctttattagcagcgtgagaacagactaatacacatcaTTTCACCCACCAGGACCTAACGCACTTACCCTTCTCCCCATTAGGTATGTCTCAACCTGACAGCCCCAATTTGGGGTCTTCTTTTTCCCTActtacctttctttctcttcaagtGTATTTACTTATTCAGATTCTTCATCTCATTAACCAGTCTTGCAGAGCAGCTTTCAAGTGTTTGTATCTGCAGATTTACAGCCACTTGGGATTACTCTCTGCCCTAGGTATAATCACCAAATTTTAAGAGAAGTTTGCTTTTTATAGTCTGGGAAGGTGATGATGTCCATTTCTGGCATGGAATAAGATGTATAGTTGTTGATCAGGGACAGGATAGGAAAACTCGAtagtagaatattttaaagactattttcactattttatgCAATGATTTTTAAGACTATCAGAATGAGATTTATTTAAATGTGAGTTCAAATTTGGtatgtagttttttgtattatttttagaacCATACTTCTGCTTTACTACACAGATAATGTAGTACTGACTGTATTAACCAGTTAAGACCAAAGTTGTAATTTGCAAAATCAGACTGTGATACAACTTCCAAACCCATTTCTTTACTAGGTAttaattgaaatattatttgactATGCCAGAGTTAATTTATGCCTTTAAAAATAGCATgaaagataacaaaaataaaactgtataaaaagttaaaataggccgggtgtggtggttcacgcctgtaatcccagcactttgagaggctgaggcgggcggatcacgaggtcaggaaatcaagaccatgctggctaacacagtgaaaccccatctctactaaaaataagaaaaaattagccgggtgtggtggcacgtgcctgcagtcccagcaactcggaaggctgaggcaggagaattgcttgaacctgggtggtggaggttgcagtgagccaatatcgtgccactgcactccagcctgggtgacagagagagactccatgtcaaaaacaaacaaaaaaaagaagttaaaataatCATACCATTTTAAAATGACTCAGGATTCCTTTATGTTTGTGCTGCTTATAGGTAAAAacaatacatatatgcatacatacatatcacTCCCTCTAGAGAGAGCAGTTTATCTTTCTAGACTTTTTTCTAAGCATATACAGACATacattacatttgttttataaaaatggtaccatactctgtgtgtgtgtgtgtgtatacacattcTTAGAATTTGCTGTTTCCTCTTAagtatacatctttttttttcttttctttttttttttttgagacagaatctcactctgtcgctcacttagcctcctgagtagctgggattacaggtgtgcaccacatctggctgatttttgtatttttagtagagatggggtttcaccatgttggccaggctcgtctcaaactcctgacctccagtgatatacctgcttcggcctcccaaagtgctgggattacaggtgtgagccaccctgcctagCCAATTATACATCTTTGAATATCTATCCATGTTAGGAAATACAGATTACTTTATTAGAAAACCATCTTTGGGTGAAGATATTCTCCTTTACAAGAagggctcatttaaaaaaaaaaaatttatttctgtcttgAATGCAGTAGTTACTCAGTGTTTGGGTGAATTAATCAATAAAGGGAGTCTATTGGCATTATCATTAATTTTTAGCATTTCTGAGGAAGGTTTTCCTTTCAGATAAGATTTTTGTTCTCAGATGAATAAAATTATGACTTATGGTTGTAAAGAATATCACGCAAGATCAATTCTGTAATCTCTCCACTGTTCTAACCATAGTGACTCCTGGGCTTCTTTGTGATTGGGCATGGTCTTCCTCTGTGGTGCACATTTCACCCTCACAAGGGCTAACATAAAGAATGGGGAATTATCATGAGAACCTTTGTGGCCAAAAAGGAAATGGAGTCTCGTGGAATTCAAGTAAAGTCATTGCCATGACACTGTTACTTCAAGGAAATTGGAACTTAAGATTATTCTTAAGGCAGCTTTAGGGACCTGCCAAATCAAATATTGCATAGGCATAATTAGGTTATTCTccctttgtctacttttttctttttttaaatttctcattggtttccttacctctttctctgccttcctgCTTTACCTTATCCTTAATTGTGACTTGCTCATGGTCCCTTACTTCTACTTCATCTCCTTCTTCTGTCAGTCCTATCAAGTCTCTCTGCCTATAGTTGGATTCCTTCTATACTTTTGGAAATATTTCCCAGTATCTGCCTAGAGTCAGATTTTTTCCATATTGCTAAATTTTTGGAAATGAAATTCTGACTCATATTAATCCTGTTTCGCTAGAGCTTTTTGTGCCAGACCCTCAGGTAGGCTGCTAGTAGTACATTGGATGGCTTCCCATCCTTCAGTTGGCCATCCTGCCCAGTCAACTGTGAACCAGGAACAAAAACGACAGTTATCTGGAACAAAGAATCGGTATTTGAGCTTGTTCCCTCAGCAGGAATGTTCCCTCAGGCCAGCCTCTGTCAGAGTAGTCAGTGCTTGTAGCAGGCACCATGGTTTATGCATTTATCTGGTGTGGCCATCAATCTGAAACTATTGCTAATTTGGAAAGCAAAGCTAACATAAAACAATCATGTACATTATATTTTCATAACAGATTCCTTGTTACAGAAGCAACATTTACTAGTTGTAAgaacatttgaaaatacagagaccaaaaagaagaaaataaaaccttcCCAGTTCCCTAGCAGCCACAATTTTCTATGCATTGTTCATTAAGTGCTCAGTGTGTAATAAGAACCAAAAGTGCTGCAGAAATTTAGAAAACCAAAGGAAACTATGAGTAGGAGAGAAGTAGGTGATAAATATGGGGAACAAAGAATTTGAGTCAAGCCATGAAGGATACTTAGGATTTTATCTATAGAGAGCAGGACATTCTAATAGGGGTGTAACAGAAAAAGACACATAAGAGAGAGTCTGGGCTGTAGATAAAGCTTTGAGAGGCTTTTGACTAGGGTTTGCAAAAATGCATGCCTAGTATTGACTGTGGTATAAAGAAATAGGCACTCTTTCCTATCGATAGGGACATAAATTGGCAAAATCGTTTAGATAGGGCAATTTGCCaagttatattaaaatttagagcatgctgacactttgatctagaaattttatttctaggaattAATTACACAGATACAGTCATGTAAGTATGCAAAGATATAGATGTACAGAGATCTTTTCTAAATTGCAATTATTCTTTTCTTGAAAGTTTCATAAAACTTACCAGCAGTGACATCTGGGACTGGAGTTTTCTTTATGAGAAGAATTTTGAAGAttgatttgatttctttcatgGTTATTGGGCTGgttagaagttttatttttctatgaatttatCCAGGATTTTTAGTTTTCAGCTGGAAAGTTAATCCAGGTACCTGGCCtgccatttattatttcatattacaACAGTGTGGAATTCAAATCTGCATCTTTGAgttcaaatttgtatttttaaaaatgcctccATAATTTTAAATCTGAATGATAAAGGCTTTAATGAAACAATTTCTCATTTCTTACTAACATTATACACTTTATTTTCCAGTTACAGCTTCAACGACTACCACTACCACTTTCACCACCAACACTACTACCACAATCACCAGTGGCTTTACTGTGAACCAAAACCAACTGTCACCAAGAGGGTTTGAAAACCTTGTACCTTATACTTCAACTGTTAGGTAagcctatttatttaaaaacttgcttgtgtttcattttatttgtcaTGTACAAGACATTTGCTTGGATAACTTTAGAATAATATTTGAAAGTTAGCTAAATGATTGAGTTGAGGGAACAGTTAAGAGAAAGATTTCTGTAGCTTAGGAAGTTGAATAACCAACAGCACACCTTTGCCTTCTGAATATCATTATAATAGAATCATTACTATTACTAATAATAGCTACCACTTATTGTGCAATTACTGTATGTTTGGCAAGATGACAATGCATTACAAGCATCATGTAATTTATCCTCACagtaaccctatgaggtaggcagtattttcattcccattttgtaggtgaGAAAACGAGAGCATACAGAGATTTTATAATCTGCTCATAGTTGCATACTTGTTAATGGTTGATCCAGGATTAAAATTCAGGCAGTCAAACTCTGGAGCCAGTATATGATGTTTCTCTCtagtatttgttcattttttaagttaagctttttattttgagataattgtagagtCACGTGtatatgtaagaaataatacacaaCATTCTGTATGGTCTTTATATCATTTCCTCCAGTGATAACATCTTAACAGTACTATAGTATAATATCACAACCAAGATATTGATATTGCTACAGTCAAAATTCAGAACAGTTTTACCACTACAAGGATTCCTCCTGTTGCCCTTGTATAGCCACACCCACTCCCCTCCTTTCCTTGACCCTGAGCAACAATTAATGTTCTCTATTTCTATAATCTTGACATTTCAAGAGTGTTGTGTAGATAAAGTCATATATATGTGACCTTTGGGAACTGGATTTTTTTATTCAGCATAATTCCTTGTGATCCACGCAAGTTGTCATGCGCATcgatagtttgttctttttttatttctgagtagtattccatggtattttGGATGCACCATGGTTTGTTTCACCATTCACCTGCTGATGGACATacaggttgtttccagtttttttgatATTATGAAAAAAGCTGGTGTGAACATTGGTATACATGTTTATTATGAATATAAGTATTTCTCTGTGATAAATGCCTAGGAGTGCAGTTGTCGGGTGGTATGGgttacatgttttttgtttgtttgttttgttttttaagaaactgtcaaattcTTTTCCAGAgtactgtgccattttacatgCCCACTAGCAATGTATGGGTGATCCAGATTGTCTGCATTCTTTCCAGAATTTGgtattgtcactattttttattttagcccttCTGACagatgtgaagtgatatctcattatggttttaatttgcatttccctgatgactaatgatgttgaacgtcttttcacatgtttattgccATCAGTAGAgcctctttggtgaaatgtctgttcatatctttagtccattttctacttggattatttgatttttttactgTTTGGTTTTGAGAGTTTGTTATGTACTCTACATGCCagtcttttgtcagatatgtggCTTATAAGTATATTCTTTAACTGTATACTTGTACATGTAACTTGgcttttcatcctcttaacagGGTCCTTTTGTTGTATCAAAACCTTTAATTAATGAGTTAcaatttatcacattttcttttaatgaattgTGCTTTTAGTGTCAATTATAAGAAATCTTTTCTTAGCCCTAGATCCcaaagattttcttctgtgtttttctaaaagttttatagtttcacattttacatttaagcttgtgatccattttgagtcaatttttatataaggtgtgaggtttaggtcaagattaatttttttttttgtctgtagaTGTCAAGTttttccaacatcatttattgaaagacTATCTTCCCCCcaaattgcttttgcacctttgtcaaaaatcaatttgtgtcaaatgctttttcagcctCAGTTGATAGTCTTTTAagattctgtttctttatcttgGTGAAGTGGTagattacactgattgattttcagatgttcaACCAGCCCTGAATATGttgaataaatcccacttgatcatggtgtataattttttgatatatttttaaaaatttggtttccTGGTATTTTGTTTGAGGACTTTTGTATCTAAGTTCATGAGagatattagtctgtagttttctttttttatgtctctagtttgatatcagggtaatattggctCTATAAAATGATCTTAAAagtattctgttttctgttttctaaaagaaataatataaataggggtatttatttacttattattattattttttgagacaaagtcttactgtgatgcccaggctagagtgcagtgtcaagatcttagctcactgcatcctccacctcccaggttcgagtgattctcctacctcagccgaggcctcctgagtagctgggattacaagctcctgccaccacgtccagctaatctttgtatttttagtagagacgggtttcaccatgttggccaggctggtctcgaactcctgacctcaagtgatctgcccgcctcagcctcccaaagtgctgggattacaggcgtgaaccaccatgctcgaCTAAAGGGGCTTTTAGGCTAAAGGGGCTTTTAAATTACAAATCAATTTCTTTAGTGATTCTAGAACTATTCAGGTTATCTAGTTAATCTTTGATGAATGTGTGGTTTTTAAAGAGTTGGCCCATTTTTTATGTTGTTAAATTTGTGAgtataaagttgttcatagtattccattattgTCCTTTTAATGGTTGTAGGGGTattcctgtttcatttctgatattagtggTTTGTGCCTTTCTTTCATCAATTTTATCGATCTTTTCCCAAAGAGCCAgcttttgtttaattaattattctctattcttttcatgttttcaatTTCACTGATATCTActctattatttccttccttctgattGTACTGCATTCATTTTGCTCcttttctagtttgttgaggtGTGAACTCAGACtattgatttgagacttttcttattttttaacgtacacatttagtgctataaatacCCCACTCAACAGTTCCTTAACTGTGACCTACATATTATGTTATATTGTGATTTCATTCAGCTCTATATACTTCTTAAATTTCCTTTGTGAATCCCTCTTTTACTAATTTATCATTTAGAAgtgtgtttaatttccaagtgtttggagattttcttgttttttctgtatttatcgCTACTTTGATCCCATTGTGGTATTAGAATATGCTTTGtatgattttagttcttttatatttatttaggtttGTTTTGTGGGTGAGTATACAGTCTGTCTTGATGAATGTTCCATGGACATTTGAAAATTGTGTTTTCTGCTGTAGGGTGGAATGTTCTATATATGTAAATTTGATTCTGTTGCTTCACTGTAATTTCAGATTCTGTATTATTGGAGTCTTTCTGTCTAGTAGTTCTTTCAGTTGTGGAGAGTGGCTTTTTGAAATCTCCGCCTTTAATTGTGGATTTCTCTATTTCTCCATTTAGCTCTAtcagtttttatttcatgtattttgaggcttttttgtttggtcgcctacacatttaggattgttagcCTTCCTGATGCCTTGATTCCTTTATCACTAGGTAATGTCTCTCTTTGGTtctagtaattttctttgctctgtagtccactttatctgatattaatatagccatttctttttaaaaaatgaagcttgcattctttccattcttttactttcaaactaTGTATTAATATATCCTTGTATTTGAAGTGAATTTCTTATAGACAGTATATTGTTGGATCATTTTTTATTCACTCTTCCAGTCTCTGTATTTTATTGGTATGTTTAgcacatttatatttaaggtaacTATTCATATGTTAGAGCTTAAATCTGCCATTTTATTTGTTGCTTCTgatttttgttcttctctttcttttttttactctGCTGTCGGTTGTTTGAATATTTTTGGGCGGTTTCATCTTGTTCTGTTTATAGTGTTTTTAAGTACATTATTTTGTATAGTTTTATTACTGGTTGCTCTAGGTATTCCAGATACATGCATTACTTACAACAGTGTAGTCATACCACTACACTGTGTGGGTGAAGTACAGAAACCTTAATTCCATTTAATTCCTTTTACCCTTCTTAGCTTTTAAGTATGGTTGTCTCAGCCATTTCTTCTGTGTACATTGAATATCACGTCACATGGGGTTATAATTTTTACTTCAGCCATCAAATGATTTAAGAAATGAGAAGTAGAATAGTATATTTACCCTTGTCTATACCCATTTTGATATTCCTTCCTTTATATCAGGGGTCCTCAACCCCTGGGCCAAAGACCAGTACTGATCTgtagcctgttaggaaccggaCCACACAACAAGAGGCGAGCAGCAGGTGAGCGTGCATtaattactgcctgagctctgcctcctgtcagatcagacattagattctcataggagcgtgaaccctatagTAAaatgcacatgcaagggatctaggttgtgcactcctgatgagaatctaacgcctgatgatcctcccacaggcccctcccaccgtctgtggaaaaattgtcttccacaaaaccggttcctggtgccaaaaaggttggggatcgCTGTTTTATATGATGTTCCAagtcttctgttttcatttcttttctgtttaatcTTCAAGGGTAGGTTTGCTAGCAACAAATTATCTTGATTTGACTTTGTGTGAGAATATCTTTATCTCccccttcatttctgaaggacattTTCACCAGATACAGAAGTCATtgttgacactttttttttcattcagtgcTTGGTTTtagatgagaaatctgctgtcatctAAACTGATATTCCTTTTTAagtaatgcatttttttctttctggttgctttcaagattttttttctttgtctttagttttcagaagtttaattattttgtgtCTTAGTGTGGATTTGAGTTATTCTGTTTTGAGTTTGTCCAGCTTCTTGTATCTATGGGTTTATATCTTTTGACAAACTTTGAgagttttcaatctttttttttttttaatatgtttttcagtcccattctctctttcctctctttctggaaCTCTTATCATACAAATGTTACTTCTTTTATTATTGTCCTCCAAGTCCTTGagacttttttcatttgtttctgcaaagtttttctttgtttttctgtaaattctATTTGTCTGTCATCAAGTTTTCTTATTCTATCCTCTGTTGACTGCATTCTCTTATCAAACTCCTTAGGTGAGCTtgttatttcagttattttacatttcagttcTATATCTTTCATTTGGttgtttttcataatttctatttatttgctgagattttctattttttcatttgttttaagaaaatttgaaatggCTTGTTTGAGCCTTTTTTTGAtggttgttttaaaattcttttcagatAATTCCAATATCTGATACCTCTCAGTGTTGGCATCTGTTGTCTTTCCTCTTTCAAGTTGTGGGTTTTCTGGGTTTTGATATgatgggtaatttttaaaattttatcttggaCATTTTGTCTATTATGTTAGGAAAGTCTAGGtcctattttcatcttttttttttttttcatcaagcaTCTCTTTATTGACATGTAGTACAAGGGGTGGGTGTGTTTGTATGTTCAGCTTCCCACTGGACCTTACCCACACCACTCCAGCAAAAGTGGAGCACTTATTCACACGCTGTCTCAAGGCAGATGGGTGGTTTGGAAACTCTGCTTCCCGCTTAGCCTCACTGACTCATCGCTCATGAAAGGTGAACATTGCATGCTACCACTTTATTGCCAGTAAGTGGAGATGTAAGCTCAGCTCCCAGCTGGGCCCTGGAGCCCCCAGATCAAGGGGAAGTGGAGGACTGACTCACACTGCTTAGTTGCTGCAGGTGGAAGCAGAATTTCAGCTTCCTGTTGGCCTCACTGACACAAGGGGAGGGAAGAAGCATGATGTCAGCTACTCTGTTTCATATCACTTCATTCAGCCTCCTTGGTTGGTATGAAGGCTTAGCTCTCTACTGGGCCCAGCTGACACAGGCTCATGGGAGAAGGGGGACAAAGTACTGACTAGGCATTCTTTGCCCTACCTCATTTAGTCTTGGCTTTGCCAGTGGATGTGGAGGTCAAGCTTCTCATTGGGCATTGCTGACCCCATGGATGGTAGGAAGTGGGATCCCTACAGGTACTAACTTGAATTACCTTGTTCAGTTGTAATGATGCTGGGTGGATATAGAGATTCAGCTCCTCACTGGGTCTCTTTGACATCAGAGGCAAGAGGTGAAGCCTAATGGTGACTAAACCCTGCCTCTTCTGCCTCATTGAGCCTTGTTGCTACTGGGTAGGAATTTAGGTTCAACTTGTCATTGGATCCAACAGAAAGAACCCTGGTAGAGGAACTGGAATTGTGCCTGTGTCTTCCACTTGGGGAATTGATGATTACCTTCCCACTGAGCCCTGCTGACACTGCCCCAGCAGAGGAATCAGCATTGACTGGTTCTGCTGGCCAAGGGATCAAAGATTAGCTAGTTACTGAGCCTTTTTTGATACCACTTGGCAGGAGAATCAGAGTTCTGCATGGTTCTGCCCAGTGGGGAATGCCCACTCTCTTGTGGATACTACTCAGACAGGGAATGGGTCACTTTGACTAAGAGCTGGGGGAGAGAGAATCCTATCTCCTTAGCTATGCCTACCCAGAAAGGAGCTTCTGTCATGCTGAGCTGGGATGAGGGGAAGAGAAAGGGCGGATTATGGCACAGACTTTAGCTATTCTTGCTGTGATTTAGTAGGTTTCTTAATAAATCTGTATTTACTATATTCCTCTAGGATAATTTCAAGTGACTTTGAGGGGTTTTTTTTCAATCATCTTTACCAgttatgtttgttttcttgggGAGCAGGTACGGGAAACTCCTTACATGCTGTTTTCTTCTCAGAGTCCTCctgagttcatttttaaaatctgatcaCACTTTTTAAAGTATGATTATTGGATCATCCTGCATCCTTTTATGTTTTAGTGTAGTAGCAACTCCTGTAATGACATATGGTCACCTGGAGGGTCTTATAAATGAGTGGAACCTTGAGCTGGAAGATCAAGAGAAGTACTTTCTTCTCCAGGCCACTCAGGTCAATGCTTGGGACCGTACATTGATTGAGAATGGTGAGATGGTAAGAAGATGTTTTCATTAATCTACCTATATTGTGCAAGTATTTACAGATGAACACAAGAATATAGactgtgttttgtggttttctttgtttttgttgttttgtttacatttttgttttttgagacagggtcttgctgtatcacctaggctggagcacagtggtgcaatcacagctcactgcagcctcaatctccctggcttaagcaatcctcctacctcagcctcctaagtagctgggaccacaggggcacaCCAGCACCCCCAGctaatgatgtgtgtgtgttttcagtagagatagggtctcactgcattgcccagtctgatctcaaactcctaggctcaagtgatcttcctgccttagcctcgcaaagtgctgggattataggcatgagccaccatacccagccctgtGGCTAATTTTCTATTCCAATATTGGTGAGCAGTTCAAAATATATCCCTTAGGTAATAAGTGCCCTGAATAAAAGGAAATCTGTCATATTTGAAGTGtatttgagaaaattaatattgCTCTAAAATTGTTATATAAATTCAAATACTTATATTGTTGTATTCATATTTCTCTTTATAGATTAGTGTTTTACATGGAGAAGTGAACAAAGTGAAACTGGATCAGAAAAGGTAGAACCTTAGATTTCCTTGGTTGAAAGATTAAAGACCTATCTttttattcagtgttttttttccttctgtagtttgttaactcttttctttttgtcactCCAAATTCC
The Rhinopithecus roxellana isolate Shanxi Qingling chromosome 10, ASM756505v1, whole genome shotgun sequence DNA segment above includes these coding regions:
- the NUP62CL gene encoding nucleoporin-62 C-terminal-like protein, which gives rise to MQFTSISNALTSTAAIGLSFTASTTTTTTFTTNTTTTITSGFTVNQNQLSPRGFENLVPYTSTVSVVATPVMTYGHLEGLINEWNLELEDQEKYFLLQATQVNAWDRTLIENGEMISVLHGEVNKVKLDQKRLEQELDFILSEQQELEFLLTYLEEATSNQSGLHHLQDADEERVKTSTRSAEF